In Tissierellales bacterium, one genomic interval encodes:
- the pheS gene encoding phenylalanine--tRNA ligase subunit alpha (catalyzes a two-step reaction, first charging a phenylalanine molecule by linking its carboxyl group to the alpha-phosphate of ATP, followed by transfer of the aminoacyl-adenylate to its tRNA; forms a heterotetramer of alpha(2)beta(2); binds two magnesium ions per tetramer; type 1 subfamily) gives MKEKLEQIRSLALKYMDDISNLKELDDLRIKFLGKKGELTKVLRDMGKLSPEERPVMGKLANNIRSEIEEEINSTKEQMQTKLKERKLKEEKIDITISSKSQNIGHRHPLLSTIKELEDL, from the coding sequence ATGAAGGAAAAGTTAGAGCAAATTCGTTCTTTAGCCTTAAAGTATATGGATGATATCTCCAATCTTAAAGAGCTAGATGATTTGAGAATAAAGTTTTTAGGAAAAAAAGGAGAACTCACTAAGGTTTTAAGGGATATGGGAAAATTATCCCCTGAAGAAAGACCTGTTATGGGAAAATTAGCAAATAATATTAGAAGTGAAATAGAGGAAGAAATAAATTCTACAAAAGAGCAAATGCAGACTAAATTAAAGGAAAGAAAATTAAAAGAGGAAAAAATAGATATTACTATATCAAGCAAAAGTCAAAATATAGGCCATAGACATCCTTTACTATCTACAATTAAGGAGTTAGAAGACCTGTT